The genomic segment TCGTTTTTATAAATGCCTAAAAGTCACGAAAAACTGTCGAACCCGGGCGCAGGCGGGGGGAGAAAACAGTTGCTAATTTTACATGCAAAATATTAATACAGGATTTGGCAAAATAAAGGAGAAATTATTCATTTGTAACCAAGCCGAATTAATAAAGAGGTGCAGACAATGCCGTCGATAAACAACGAAATAGAGAAAAAGCTCTGGAATGCCGCCGACCAGTTGAGAGCCAACTCAAAGCTCAAGGCTTCCGAACCTGAACTCCGATACATTATGATTGCGCTCTATAAGACGCTGACGAGGCGCAGCCAGAGGGCATATCTGACGTGGAGGCGGTTTAGGATGCTCCTTGAAAAGCACCCGATAGCGGAACCGAGGATATATGTGAACATCTGGCAAGCTGCGTAAGGTTTATATGAAGAGCCCAATGCCTTAATAGGGCACGTTGGGTTCTGTGAGGGGCGTGGACGGCCTTCTCACATTCAACAATTCATTGAAAAGTGAGGTGGAAGTCGAGCGTCTACTCGACAAATCATGAGAAAAGAAGGGCTTAAAGAAAAATTTGCAGAATATAAAAAAGCGGTAAATAAACTTAAGGAAGCATTGGAAGAAAACGCATCCAATCCCTTGCTTTATGACGGGGTGATGCAGCGCTTTGAGTTTACCTATGAGCTGGCATGGAAATTAATGAAACTTTACCTTGAATCTGAAGGTATCGTAACTGTAAACTCACCACGGTCAGCTTTTAAAGAAGCCTTTGCAACAGGGATTATCATAGAAGGTGAAACCTGGATTGACATGATTAATGCCCGTAATCTAACCGTCCACACATATAACGAGCAAATGGCCAAAGAGATTTATGACAAAGTGAAAGATAAATACTATCCCGTATTCGTTGCCTTTGCCAACAAGATGGAGGAAAAAATCCAATGAATTTTGGGCTGCCGGAACAAATCATACAAGCGATAAAAAAAGAACTGCAAAAAAGAGAAAATGTGACCAGAGCCGTTGTTTTCGGCTCCCGGGCCCGGGGGGATTACAGATACAATTCCGACATTGACCTGGCCGTTTACTGCGAGGGGGAACTGCCGCCCGGGTTGTGGCTGGATCTGGACGAAGCGGCGGGTATCTACAAAATCGACGTCATAGACATGAACGGTCCCCTGGACGAAAAACTGCGCCAGAGGATCGAAGAACAAGGTATGGAAGTTTACCGCCGCAGCTGAACAAGTAAAACCAGAACAACAGGTGATAAAATGATATTTGCCAGGAATACGCCGAACAATGCAGGAGTGGCCGTTTATGGCGACCACATGGATTTTGAAAACCTGTACAAGGCATTGCATACAGTTGTGGGAAACGAGGATGAATTCATCGAATGCGGCGCTGCCAGCATAAGAGTTTTAGGCATATGCTACGATCTTCGTCATGCCTTGATGGGAGACCGTGAGATAGAATTTATATACAATGGCATGGATGAAGAAAAGAAAAAGCGCATGTTAGTGCTCGCCCCGGACAAGAATGTCTACTTGAAAATACGCGTGTTGTGGCCTGAAATGCTGTTTGTCACTATAGCGTTGAATGAATTCATGGAGCTATACGCTCAAAAACTGGCCAAAACAAGATACGGCATTGACCTGTTCGTTTCAAATAAGGTTATCTGGGATCACTCCATCGCGCAAGTGCGCATGTTGCAAGCCGCCGTGGCCGAATGCCTGAAACAAACCGTATCAGACAATATATATGCAAGAATACTGAACATATTGAACGGCAAATTTGTATATGTGGACAGGTACATTACCCAGTACCTGGACATCCTCAATGAACGATTCATAAAAATGAGCAAGGAAAAGCGGCTGAAGAATTTATCAACAATCGCCAAGCGGATTGTAGAGCGGGGGCAGGAATACCGCGATTTAGAACTTCAATTGAGGGAAGATGCCAAGAAATATAACTGCAGCGTGGACGATTTAAGATTGGATCTGGATTTTCCTGAAGATATCGAGTGGTAAAGTGGGGCAATTTTCCCAAATATATGGTTTTGCCACTCACATGCTTGTTCCGAAGGACATATTATATAGGGGATAAGTCCGGTATTTAAGAATCCGCGGCTAATCCTCAATATATATGGTCAAGGAGTGAATTAATTATGGCAAAACCAGCTCAACCCTGTCAATGCTCCCCTTACCAGAGCATTTGCTGCTGCGGCCCGCTCAACGGCATTTCGGTGGTGCAGCCTTCCTGTCAAAACCTGCCCGACGGCAGCGTGGTTAACAACCCGGCTTTTGTACCTGGTCTTAACAAGTCCTTTTGGACGTATAAATTCATTACCGATTGCGGTCAAGGTACCAGGGCCATCAGCAATTTTGGAATTCCCATTTGCGAGGTGCTCATGGCTGAACATGTCACCGTGAGCGAAAAGATCGACGGCTGCGGCCAGT from the Peptococcaceae bacterium genome contains:
- a CDS encoding nucleotidyltransferase substrate binding protein, which codes for MRKEGLKEKFAEYKKAVNKLKEALEENASNPLLYDGVMQRFEFTYELAWKLMKLYLESEGIVTVNSPRSAFKEAFATGIIIEGETWIDMINARNLTVHTYNEQMAKEIYDKVKDKYYPVFVAFANKMEEKIQ
- a CDS encoding nucleotidyltransferase domain-containing protein, whose product is MNFGLPEQIIQAIKKELQKRENVTRAVVFGSRARGDYRYNSDIDLAVYCEGELPPGLWLDLDEAAGIYKIDVIDMNGPLDEKLRQRIEEQGMEVYRRS